A genomic window from Prochlorococcus sp. RS04 includes:
- the tig gene encoding trigger factor: MAKDALIVKTTPLPQSRISFELEIPSETCKTCVNETISSISRSAKIPGFRLGKIPKQVLIQRIGIAQLHASALEKIIDKSWQEALKIKSIEPLSEPELVDGFESLLAKFSPEKSLKVTLQTDVAPELKLKKSKGLSVEISKTKFDPKSIDEALEKSRNQFANIIPVTNRAAKLGDIAVVSFKGKYKDSGKEIDGGTSESMDLELEKNKMIPGFVEGIVKMKIGDNKTLNLKFPDDYSHEDSRGKEAIFEVNLKDLKEKELPELNDDFAKQSGNKESLKELKKDIEKQLKDNFEKTQKDIKIEALLDALTNELVAEIPKSMIDIEVRNNIEQTAQRFAQQGLDVKSTFTPELVKSLAESTRPQAEKNVQRNLALKALAETENIKVEQDEIDSKMKDYEDAISQSSKQIDIKKLTEVITNDLLKEKLIIWLEENSEVKEKTTKTSKVTKTSKTTKATKTASKTTKTTKTQNKKEKK, encoded by the coding sequence ATGGCTAAAGATGCACTAATAGTCAAAACAACTCCTCTGCCTCAAAGTAGAATTTCATTCGAATTAGAAATACCATCTGAGACATGCAAAACGTGTGTAAATGAAACAATCAGTTCTATCAGTCGTTCGGCTAAAATTCCGGGATTTAGACTTGGTAAGATTCCTAAACAAGTCTTAATCCAAAGAATTGGCATCGCACAATTACATGCTTCTGCTCTGGAAAAAATTATTGATAAATCATGGCAAGAAGCGTTAAAAATAAAATCTATAGAGCCACTAAGTGAGCCAGAATTAGTAGATGGATTTGAATCTTTACTTGCAAAGTTTAGTCCTGAAAAATCACTTAAGGTTACTCTCCAAACTGATGTTGCCCCAGAATTAAAACTTAAAAAATCCAAAGGACTAAGTGTTGAAATTTCAAAGACAAAGTTTGATCCTAAGTCAATAGATGAAGCGCTAGAAAAATCTAGAAATCAGTTTGCAAACATTATTCCAGTTACCAATAGAGCAGCAAAATTAGGAGATATTGCTGTTGTTAGTTTCAAAGGAAAGTATAAAGATTCTGGTAAAGAGATTGATGGTGGAACAAGTGAATCAATGGATCTTGAGTTAGAAAAAAACAAAATGATTCCCGGTTTCGTAGAGGGAATCGTAAAGATGAAAATTGGTGATAATAAAACACTTAACCTTAAATTTCCTGATGATTATTCTCATGAGGATTCAAGAGGCAAAGAAGCAATTTTTGAAGTAAATCTTAAGGATCTTAAGGAAAAAGAATTGCCTGAACTTAATGACGATTTTGCAAAACAGTCTGGCAACAAAGAATCATTGAAAGAGTTAAAGAAAGATATTGAAAAGCAACTTAAAGACAATTTTGAAAAAACTCAAAAAGATATCAAAATTGAAGCTTTATTAGATGCCTTAACAAACGAATTGGTTGCTGAAATTCCAAAATCTATGATTGATATAGAAGTGAGGAATAATATTGAACAAACCGCTCAAAGATTCGCTCAACAAGGTCTTGATGTTAAATCTACTTTCACTCCGGAATTAGTTAAGTCATTAGCAGAGTCCACAAGGCCTCAAGCTGAAAAAAATGTTCAAAGAAATTTAGCTTTAAAAGCATTAGCTGAAACAGAAAACATAAAAGTTGAGCAAGATGAAATTGATTCAAAAATGAAAGATTATGAAGATGCAATCTCTCAATCTTCAAAACAAATAGATATTAAAAAATTAACAGAAGTAATAACCAACGATTTACTCAAAGAAAAATTAATCATTTGGCTTGAAGAAAATTCTGAAGTAAAAGAAAAAACTACAAAAACTTCTAAAGTTACAAAAACCTCAAAAACAACAAAAGCCACAAAAACTGCGTCAAAAACTACAAAAACTACAAAAACTCAAAATAAAAAAGAAAAAAAATAA
- a CDS encoding aspartate-semialdehyde dehydrogenase, whose translation MRQSPYLPNRPLKVAVLGSSGAVGSELLKILEQRDFPISELVLLSSERSEGKKIIWKDEELVTKKTTKKEFKNLDLVLASAGGSISKKWLSTIIDQNALLIDNSSAFRLDKNVPLIVPEVNASDVLNHDGVIANPNCTTILLTLVLAPLNKLSTIQRVIVSTYQSVSGAGQLAMEELKLLTEQYLQGNPQKSEVLPYSLAFNLFLHNSPMLSNNYCEEEMKMLNETRKILNIPDLKFSATCVRVPVLRAHSESINIEFADVVEPKDALEELKKSPGIEIIDDYKNNRFPMPNDVMGRDNVAVGRLRTDISHPHGLELWLCGDQIRKGAALNAVQIAELLIPKK comes from the coding sequence GTGAGACAATCTCCGTATTTGCCTAATAGGCCATTAAAAGTTGCTGTTTTAGGTTCTTCAGGTGCTGTGGGATCTGAATTGCTAAAAATTCTTGAACAACGTGATTTCCCAATATCAGAATTGGTCTTGCTTTCATCAGAGCGGTCAGAAGGAAAAAAAATTATTTGGAAAGATGAAGAATTAGTTACAAAAAAAACAACTAAAAAAGAATTTAAGAATCTTGATTTAGTTTTGGCTTCAGCTGGCGGAAGTATTTCAAAAAAGTGGTTGTCTACTATTATTGATCAAAATGCTTTACTGATAGATAATTCAAGTGCTTTCAGATTAGATAAGAACGTTCCTCTTATAGTCCCTGAAGTTAATGCTAGTGATGTACTTAATCATGATGGGGTAATAGCAAATCCAAACTGCACTACCATTTTGTTGACATTAGTTTTAGCTCCATTAAACAAACTTTCGACTATTCAAAGAGTTATCGTCTCAACATATCAATCTGTCAGTGGTGCAGGCCAACTGGCGATGGAGGAACTAAAACTTTTAACTGAACAATATCTTCAAGGAAATCCTCAAAAAAGTGAAGTTTTGCCATACTCCCTTGCTTTTAATTTGTTTTTACATAATTCCCCTATGCTTTCAAATAATTACTGCGAAGAAGAGATGAAAATGCTTAATGAGACAAGGAAAATATTAAATATTCCTGATTTAAAGTTCTCTGCTACATGTGTTCGAGTCCCAGTTCTGAGAGCACATTCTGAATCGATCAATATTGAATTTGCGGATGTAGTCGAGCCTAAAGATGCTCTTGAAGAATTAAAAAAATCTCCTGGAATTGAAATTATTGACGATTACAAAAATAATAGATTTCCTATGCCAAATGACGTTATGGGAAGGGATAATGTTGCTGTTGGCAGGCTAAGAACTGATATAAGTCATCCTCATGGATTAGAATTATGGTTATGTGGAGATCAAATTAGAAAAGGAGCAGCTCTGAATGCTGTTCAAATAGCTGAGTTATTAATTCCAAAAAAATGA
- the dapA gene encoding 4-hydroxy-tetrahydrodipicolinate synthase produces the protein MITDKTECNNPLFGRILTAMVTPFTENGDVDYELAIKLSNYLFENGSDGIVLCGTTGESPTLSWAEQHDLFIAVKGSLDASCKVIVGTGSNCTSEAVEATKKAYDSGADGALVVVPYYNKPPQEGLYKHFSSIAKSAKDLPLMLYNIPGRTGCNLLPDTVKKLMDFSNILSIKAASGRIEEVTELRAICGSELSVYSGDDSLLLPMLSVGAVGVVSVASHLVGLQLKEMIHSFQSGKVSNALAIHEKLQPLFKALFMTTNPIPIKAALELSGWDVGNPRSPLSPLNNDMKKQLSFILNSL, from the coding sequence ATGATTACAGACAAAACTGAGTGTAATAATCCACTATTTGGAAGGATATTGACTGCAATGGTTACTCCATTCACTGAGAATGGAGATGTAGATTATGAACTAGCTATAAAACTTTCAAATTATCTTTTTGAGAACGGTTCCGATGGAATTGTGTTGTGCGGTACTACTGGAGAATCTCCGACCCTTTCATGGGCTGAACAGCATGATTTATTTATTGCGGTAAAAGGATCTTTGGATGCAAGCTGTAAAGTAATAGTTGGCACTGGTAGCAATTGTACAAGCGAAGCTGTGGAAGCTACAAAAAAAGCTTACGACTCTGGTGCCGACGGTGCTTTGGTCGTTGTTCCTTATTACAATAAGCCGCCTCAAGAAGGTCTTTATAAACATTTCAGTTCTATTGCTAAATCTGCAAAGGATTTGCCTCTTATGCTATACAACATTCCTGGCAGGACTGGTTGCAATTTATTACCTGATACTGTGAAGAAACTTATGGATTTCTCAAATATTCTCAGTATTAAAGCTGCAAGCGGTAGAATAGAAGAAGTAACAGAACTAAGAGCTATTTGTGGCTCCGAACTCTCTGTATATAGTGGCGACGATTCATTGTTGCTTCCAATGTTATCTGTAGGTGCTGTAGGAGTAGTAAGTGTTGCAAGTCATTTAGTTGGATTGCAATTGAAAGAGATGATTCATTCTTTTCAAAGTGGAAAGGTTTCCAATGCTCTTGCTATTCATGAGAAACTTCAGCCTCTTTTCAAAGCACTCTTTATGACTACTAATCCAATCCCAATTAAAGCTGCTTTGGAGCTATCTGGATGGGATGTAGGTAATCCTAGAAGTCCTTTGTCACCTTTAAACAATGACATGAAAAAGCAACTATCTTTTATCCTGAATTCCCTATAA